Proteins found in one Streptomyces sp. NBC_00461 genomic segment:
- a CDS encoding DUF3043 domain-containing protein produces the protein MTTGVAGSFPAGLGSNPGHPVPLGFVFRSRAKEEKAAGADKASLTDSKQPRDPQAKKGRPTPKRSAAQSQRRSVASTSMTRKDASRRQRDERRAAMDRQRQALAGGDERYLPARDKGPVRKFARDWIDSRFNVAEFFLPMAVVILVLSMVRVGSLQSIALLLWLVVIVLIVLDAIVSAFRLRKQLAERFPDQNTKGATRYALMRSLQMRRLRLPKPQVKRGERP, from the coding sequence ATGACGACTGGTGTTGCCGGATCGTTCCCCGCGGGGCTGGGGTCCAACCCCGGGCACCCCGTACCCTTGGGTTTTGTGTTCCGTAGCCGTGCCAAGGAAGAGAAGGCCGCAGGCGCCGACAAGGCGTCGCTGACCGACTCCAAGCAGCCCCGTGACCCTCAGGCCAAGAAGGGCAGGCCCACGCCCAAGCGCAGTGCCGCCCAGTCCCAGCGCCGCAGCGTCGCCAGCACCTCGATGACGCGCAAGGACGCCTCCAGGCGTCAGCGTGACGAGCGGCGTGCCGCGATGGACCGGCAGCGCCAAGCGCTGGCCGGTGGCGACGAGCGTTATCTGCCCGCCCGCGACAAGGGGCCGGTGCGGAAGTTCGCCCGCGACTGGATCGACTCCCGTTTCAACGTCGCGGAGTTCTTCCTGCCGATGGCCGTGGTCATCCTCGTGCTGAGCATGGTGCGGGTGGGCTCGCTGCAGAGCATCGCGCTGCTGCTGTGGCTCGTGGTGATCGTGCTCATCGTGCTCGACGCGATCGTCAGCGCCTTCCGGCTGAGGAAGCAGCTCGCCGAGCGCTTCCCGGACCAGAACACCAAGGGCGCCACCCGGTACGCCCTGATGCGCTCCCTCCAGATGCGTAGGCTCCGGCTGCCGAAGCCGCAGGTCAAGCGCGGAGAGCGGCCCTGA
- a CDS encoding class I SAM-dependent methyltransferase — MARQLDEQIAGRFPVGQRLRVLDVGMGQGTQALRLARAGHQVTGLEQDSTMVAAAREALSGEPEGIRDRVRIIEGDGRDTGVHFLPGSFDVVLCHGVLMYVEEPDPLLAGLARMLAHGGLLSLLVRNADALAMRPGLSGDWTSALGAFDTVSYTNRLGLDVRADRLGTLTATLAGIGAPLHAWYGVRVFTDTAADGAEIPADVQTLLTAEERAGRTDPYRGVAALLHLCGVRG; from the coding sequence GTGGCCCGGCAGCTCGACGAGCAGATAGCGGGCCGTTTCCCGGTCGGGCAGCGGCTTCGGGTGCTCGACGTGGGCATGGGCCAGGGCACCCAGGCGCTGCGTCTGGCCCGGGCCGGGCATCAGGTGACCGGCCTTGAGCAGGACTCCACGATGGTCGCGGCCGCGCGCGAGGCCCTCTCCGGGGAGCCCGAGGGCATCCGGGACCGGGTGCGGATCATCGAGGGCGACGGCCGCGACACCGGCGTGCACTTCCTGCCGGGCAGCTTCGACGTGGTCCTGTGCCACGGGGTGCTGATGTACGTCGAGGAGCCTGATCCGCTGCTGGCCGGACTGGCCCGGATGCTCGCCCACGGCGGACTGCTGTCGCTGCTCGTGCGCAACGCCGACGCGCTGGCGATGCGGCCGGGGCTGTCCGGGGACTGGACGTCCGCGCTGGGCGCCTTCGACACGGTCTCGTACACCAACCGGCTCGGCCTGGACGTCCGGGCCGACCGGCTGGGGACGCTGACCGCGACGCTGGCCGGGATCGGCGCGCCGCTGCACGCCTGGTACGGGGTGCGGGTGTTCACGGACACCGCGGCGGACGGGGCGGAGATCCCGGCGGACGTACAGACCCTGCTGACGGCCGAGGAGCGGGCGGGGCGGACGGATCCGTACCGTGGGGTGGCGGCGCTGCTGCACCTGTGCGGGGTACGCGGCTGA